A part of Herpetosiphon gulosus genomic DNA contains:
- a CDS encoding nucleotide disphospho-sugar-binding domain-containing protein, with amino-acid sequence MATIVISMFPEEGHLIPSFKLGKSLKVQGHQVYYLALADFEEYIRKQGFEYLPLFAEDFSKGFRAQQTERIANSRGRAFLKEVSQTAFYLKLFQTVREAQNPIKRSLLEIGADLCIFDGFLAPLSLMVRHAGLEVISLSININLPQAVNYPPVVTNIVPDNTPASLSKASMAWKFSGLAIKITNFLIGYNFQKKLTELATHFGFPADMVVPAALFPRLRPQLEIPELVLCPQVFDFPRPSVEQGIFYCEPSIDLDRQEAAFDWSQIDPNKPLIFCTLGSQSHIYKPSRRFFQTVIDIMRSRPDWQLIMALGQKFQAHEFANVPANVQLLQWASVEQILPRTSVMITHGGVGTIKECVYFNVPMVVFPGNRDQPGYAARVVYHELGLMGAMGKVSAQALETMLNQVIQNPNFRQRVTAMGEEFRALEAASPALELIQSKLPNTRTVAS; translated from the coding sequence ATGGCGACGATTGTTATCAGTATGTTTCCCGAAGAAGGCCATCTTATTCCTAGTTTCAAGCTTGGTAAAAGCCTAAAAGTCCAAGGCCATCAGGTTTATTATTTGGCCTTGGCCGATTTTGAGGAGTATATTCGCAAGCAAGGTTTTGAATATTTGCCCTTGTTTGCTGAGGATTTTTCCAAAGGCTTTCGTGCTCAGCAAACTGAACGAATTGCGAACAGCCGTGGTCGAGCTTTTTTGAAAGAGGTTTCGCAAACTGCTTTTTATCTCAAGTTGTTTCAAACTGTGCGCGAAGCGCAAAATCCAATCAAACGTAGTTTGTTGGAAATTGGGGCTGATCTGTGTATATTTGATGGATTTTTGGCTCCGCTGAGCTTAATGGTGCGGCATGCTGGGCTGGAAGTGATTAGTCTGAGTATTAATATTAATCTTCCGCAGGCCGTCAATTATCCGCCAGTTGTCACTAACATTGTGCCCGATAACACGCCTGCCTCACTCTCCAAGGCCAGCATGGCTTGGAAATTTAGCGGGCTAGCGATCAAAATAACCAACTTTTTGATTGGCTACAACTTTCAGAAAAAGCTAACCGAACTGGCAACCCACTTTGGCTTTCCTGCCGATATGGTTGTGCCTGCGGCCCTATTTCCACGCTTACGCCCCCAACTCGAGATACCCGAACTCGTACTTTGCCCGCAAGTCTTTGATTTTCCACGGCCAAGCGTTGAGCAAGGGATTTTCTACTGTGAGCCGTCGATTGATCTTGATCGCCAAGAAGCGGCCTTTGATTGGTCACAGATTGACCCCAACAAGCCACTGATTTTTTGTACCTTGGGCAGCCAAAGTCATATCTACAAACCAAGTCGGCGCTTTTTTCAAACCGTGATCGACATCATGCGCAGCCGTCCCGATTGGCAATTGATTATGGCGCTTGGCCAGAAATTTCAAGCCCATGAATTTGCAAATGTGCCAGCCAATGTGCAGCTGCTGCAATGGGCTTCGGTCGAGCAAATTCTGCCACGCACCAGCGTGATGATTACTCACGGTGGGGTTGGCACAATTAAAGAATGTGTCTATTTCAACGTGCCAATGGTGGTTTTTCCAGGCAACCGTGATCAACCTGGCTATGCGGCGCGGGTTGTTTACCATGAGCTAGGGTTGATGGGCGCGATGGGCAAAGTTTCGGCCCAAGCGCTGGAAACAATGCTCAACCAAGTGATTCAAAATCCTAACTTTAGGCAACGGGTTACGGCAATGGGCGAGGAATTTCGCGCCTTGGAAGCTGCTAGCCCAGCGCTGGAATTAATTCAAAGTAAATTACCGAATACCCGAACTGTTGCCTCGTAA
- a CDS encoding transposase, with amino-acid sequence MAPHELTDVQFALIVLLLPTGTRRGRPWNDHRRVVNGVFWKLNTGVPWLPDRYGSWKTLYDRFVLW; translated from the coding sequence ATGGCTCCCCATGAATTAACCGATGTGCAGTTTGCATTAATTGTACTGCTCTTACCGACCGGAACGCGTCGTGGCCGCCCGTGGAATGACCATCGTCGCGTCGTGAATGGCGTATTTTGGAAGCTCAATACCGGCGTTCCTTGGCTTCCCGATCGCTATGGGTCGTGGAAAACGCTGTATGACCGCTTTGTGCTTTGGTGA
- a CDS encoding long-chain-fatty-acid--CoA ligase: protein MNIAQHIEKARLHSPNKLALIFENTHYSYQDLDQWANQIANGLAQLGLRVGDRVALFLPNIPEFMVGYLGIIKLGAIAVSLNVQLQRDEIKFIVNDSQATAMITTPELAQLVPTAECPSLKHVFVTGSVDASTSLASLIESAPKEYQARAMQPHDPAAIVYSSGTTGFPKGVTLSHHNIISNMQAKNRYCDMRSSDRLLLCVPLFHCFGQNAIFNSALNAGATIVLHRSFNLDLVLRSIQADQVTMFFGVPTIYLLLLNKTEPEQFHAVRYFFSGAAILPVEIAQRWYAKYKLPIHEGYGLTETSPFAAYNHISDYKLGSVGVPIEQVEIKIVDIETDVEVLPDEVGEIIIRGPNVMLGYWNNPTATAQAIRNGWFHTGDLGKKDQAGYLFIVDRLKDMINVAGIKVYPAEVENVIYQLSEVAEVAVYGVADAITGERVEAQIVFKPNQQLPIQAIIAFCRQHMASFKVPTAIKVVDSIPKNPTGKVLKRLLRNEAGA, encoded by the coding sequence ATGAATATTGCCCAGCATATTGAAAAAGCGCGACTTCACAGCCCCAACAAGCTAGCGCTGATTTTTGAAAATACTCACTATAGCTATCAAGATCTTGATCAATGGGCCAATCAAATTGCCAATGGTCTTGCCCAACTTGGCCTTCGGGTTGGTGATCGAGTCGCGCTTTTTTTGCCCAATATTCCTGAATTTATGGTTGGCTATCTTGGCATTATTAAACTCGGCGCAATTGCAGTTTCGTTGAATGTGCAACTTCAGCGCGACGAAATTAAATTTATTGTCAACGATAGCCAAGCTACCGCGATGATCACCACGCCAGAATTAGCCCAACTCGTGCCGACTGCTGAATGCCCAAGCCTCAAGCATGTGTTTGTGACTGGTTCAGTTGATGCATCCACAAGTTTAGCCAGCTTAATTGAATCAGCGCCCAAGGAATATCAAGCTCGGGCTATGCAGCCACATGATCCAGCTGCGATTGTTTATTCATCGGGTACGACGGGATTTCCCAAAGGCGTAACCCTCTCGCATCACAATATTATCTCGAATATGCAGGCTAAAAATCGCTATTGTGATATGCGCTCAAGCGATCGCTTATTGCTGTGCGTGCCACTTTTTCATTGTTTTGGCCAAAATGCGATTTTTAATAGTGCCCTGAATGCTGGAGCCACAATTGTATTACACCGCAGCTTTAATCTTGATTTAGTGCTACGTTCAATTCAAGCCGATCAAGTGACGATGTTTTTTGGTGTACCAACAATTTATCTCTTGTTATTGAATAAAACTGAGCCTGAGCAATTCCATGCTGTACGCTACTTTTTCTCGGGCGCAGCAATTTTGCCCGTTGAAATTGCTCAGCGTTGGTATGCAAAATATAAATTACCAATTCATGAAGGCTATGGTTTAACTGAAACTTCGCCATTTGCCGCCTATAACCATATTTCTGACTATAAACTTGGCTCGGTTGGTGTGCCAATTGAGCAGGTTGAAATAAAAATCGTCGATATTGAAACTGATGTCGAAGTCTTGCCCGATGAGGTAGGAGAAATTATTATTCGTGGCCCAAACGTTATGCTGGGCTATTGGAATAACCCAACCGCAACCGCGCAAGCAATTCGCAATGGTTGGTTTCATACTGGCGACCTGGGCAAAAAAGACCAAGCTGGTTATTTATTTATCGTTGATCGGTTGAAAGATATGATCAACGTTGCTGGGATTAAAGTGTACCCCGCTGAAGTCGAAAACGTGATCTATCAATTATCCGAGGTTGCTGAAGTTGCGGTCTATGGGGTTGCCGATGCGATTACTGGCGAACGGGTTGAAGCCCAAATCGTATTTAAACCCAATCAACAGCTGCCAATTCAAGCAATTATCGCGTTTTGTCGCCAACATATGGCGAGTTTCAAAGTGCCAACCGCAATCAAAGTCGTTGATTCGATTCCCAAAAACCCGACCGGCAAAGTGTTAAAACGGCTCTTACGCAACGAGGCTGGAGCCTAA
- a CDS encoding choice-of-anchor Q domain-containing protein: MGAVVRWLLVGVMVVGLNLPAEAIKLHTTFVVTTTDDDFIADNGTCSLREALYAANSNQAYDACPAGGANDTIQLAAASYRLTRTGMNDETGALGDLDILSDLTITGVSSATTIIDGMESDRVLDIYTATVTLNNLQIRNGFVDNDDELGRYYGHGILQRYGNVHIQSSLIERNGLLRSTMLGNNYGGGIASLNGTLSIDDSTIRSNVLRSYVDGFDEGSGHGAGLYISSQAVTITNSLFDNNQRGFGPAIYMIKGNLSLLNSVIQHSSDSHQTSAAINVLGGKLTITGSSLLNNTPQGLSVRGASSATLADTSFVGNGSSDPNARECSRGGAIYNAATLSVSRSRFIGNYADLGGGLYQHAGKATLLDSEWVENRSSGGVRNEEECFGYGGAIYQNLGVVTLDTSTIAHNYSFYTGSGIAQLQATALMTITNSTIVSNTNRYYEHDPKYPDMRTAGLYATGRMSLGNTIVANNYNTSVADAYDCMGTILSLGHNLLEHPRPQTMYPCSFQAQASDQLNLDPMLDQFDFHSGTTRSYSLNPLSPAIDAGANCGPFDQRGIARPQDGDGDTQAVCDIGAFEYSLPAPTRFVLFVPYITQ, from the coding sequence ATGGGTGCTGTTGTACGTTGGCTATTGGTTGGGGTCATGGTGGTGGGTTTGAATTTGCCTGCCGAGGCGATAAAGCTCCATACGACGTTTGTCGTCACAACAACGGATGATGATTTTATTGCCGATAATGGTACATGTTCGTTGCGCGAGGCGCTTTATGCCGCCAATAGCAACCAAGCCTATGATGCTTGCCCGGCTGGCGGCGCGAACGATACGATTCAGCTAGCGGCGGCAAGCTATCGTTTAACCCGTACTGGCATGAATGATGAGACTGGTGCGCTGGGTGATCTGGATATTCTGAGCGATTTAACGATTACTGGGGTGAGTTCGGCCACCACGATAATTGATGGCATGGAAAGCGATCGGGTGTTGGATATCTACACCGCAACCGTTACCCTGAACAATCTACAAATTCGCAATGGTTTTGTGGATAACGATGATGAGCTTGGGCGCTATTACGGCCATGGCATTTTGCAACGCTATGGCAATGTGCATATTCAATCGAGTTTGATTGAACGCAATGGTTTGCTGCGCTCGACGATGCTAGGTAATAACTATGGTGGTGGCATTGCTAGCCTGAATGGAACCCTCAGCATTGACGATAGCACGATTCGGAGTAATGTTTTACGCTCATATGTTGATGGGTTTGATGAAGGTAGTGGTCATGGAGCCGGCTTATACATCAGTAGTCAAGCGGTTACTATTACCAATTCGTTGTTTGATAACAATCAGCGTGGATTTGGACCTGCGATTTACATGATCAAGGGTAATTTAAGTCTGCTGAATAGCGTGATTCAGCATTCATCCGATAGTCACCAAACCTCGGCTGCGATCAATGTCCTTGGTGGTAAGCTTACGATAACGGGTAGTAGTCTGTTGAATAATACGCCACAGGGTTTGTCGGTGCGTGGAGCAAGCAGCGCCACGCTTGCTGATACAAGCTTTGTTGGAAATGGCTCTAGTGATCCGAATGCCCGTGAATGCTCGCGTGGTGGAGCAATTTATAATGCGGCAACGCTTTCGGTTAGCCGAAGTCGCTTTATTGGCAATTATGCTGATCTTGGCGGCGGACTCTATCAGCATGCTGGCAAGGCAACCCTGCTTGATAGTGAATGGGTTGAAAATCGTAGCAGTGGCGGTGTTCGCAATGAAGAAGAGTGTTTTGGTTATGGCGGAGCAATCTACCAAAATCTAGGTGTGGTAACACTCGATACCAGCACCATCGCCCATAATTACTCGTTTTATACTGGTAGCGGGATTGCCCAACTCCAAGCGACTGCGCTGATGACAATTACCAATTCAACGATTGTTTCTAATACCAATCGCTACTATGAACATGATCCAAAATATCCAGATATGCGAACAGCGGGTCTTTATGCAACTGGTCGCATGAGCCTTGGCAATACGATTGTGGCCAATAACTATAATACCAGTGTGGCTGATGCCTATGATTGTATGGGCACAATTCTCAGTCTTGGTCATAATCTGTTGGAGCATCCTCGCCCGCAAACAATGTATCCATGTAGTTTTCAAGCGCAAGCCAGTGATCAACTTAATCTTGACCCGATGCTGGATCAGTTTGATTTTCATTCAGGCACGACCCGTAGTTACAGCCTGAATCCGCTGAGTCCAGCGATTGATGCTGGTGCTAATTGTGGTCCGTTTGATCAACGAGGAATTGCCCGCCCGCAAGATGGCGATGGTGATACCCAAGCGGTTTGTGATATTGGTGCATTTGAATATAGTTTGCCTGCGCCAACCCGCTTTGTGCTGTTTGTGCCCTACATTACCCAATAG
- a CDS encoding TIGR00730 family Rossman fold protein yields the protein MTMKRPEFNVCVFCGSRNGAQPDYSDAARELGIAAAQGGLGLVYGGSSNGLMGILANSALAAGGYVEGIIPDGLFLKEVAHPRLSQRFVVRSMHERKAMMAERSNAFIALPGGLGTFEELFEILTWAQLGIHAKPIVVWNVKGYYDPLLAFIEGAVSEGFVAPEHRRFISIRSTLDQVLHDVTNFKAPTSIAKWLERDEL from the coding sequence ATGACGATGAAACGACCAGAATTTAATGTGTGTGTGTTCTGTGGTTCGCGCAATGGAGCGCAGCCCGACTATAGCGACGCAGCTAGGGAACTCGGTATCGCCGCAGCCCAAGGGGGGTTAGGCTTAGTTTATGGTGGCTCTTCGAATGGCTTGATGGGAATTTTGGCCAATAGTGCGCTGGCAGCTGGTGGCTATGTCGAAGGCATTATTCCCGATGGCTTGTTTTTAAAAGAAGTGGCGCATCCACGCTTATCGCAACGCTTTGTGGTACGCAGCATGCATGAACGCAAAGCCATGATGGCCGAACGTTCCAACGCCTTTATCGCGCTACCAGGTGGTCTAGGCACGTTCGAGGAATTATTTGAGATTTTAACATGGGCCCAGCTTGGCATCCACGCCAAACCAATTGTGGTCTGGAATGTCAAAGGCTATTATGACCCGCTGCTGGCCTTTATCGAAGGAGCGGTCAGCGAGGGTTTTGTGGCTCCAGAACATCGGCGTTTTATTTCAATTCGCAGCACGCTTGATCAAGTATTGCATGACGTAACAAATTTCAAAGCACCCACCAGCATTGCCAAATGGCTCGAACGTGATGAACTCTAA
- a CDS encoding aromatic amino acid ammonia-lyase codes for MRHQVTLTGTGLTIEDVVRVARHHHPVGLTDNPTILQRIEDSCAYINDAVKASKPVYGVTTGFGGMADVVISSEEAADLQNNAIWYHKTGAGKLLPLADVRAAMLLRANSHMRGVSGIRLEIIQRMMTFLNANVTPHVREFGSIGASGDLVPLISITGALLGTDPAFRVDFDGEDIDCLEALERLNLPRLQLLPKEGLAMMNGTSVMTGIASNVLHDARILLGLALNIHGLMIQGLQGTNQSFHPFIHQHKAHTGQVWAADHMLQILEGSALSRDELDGRHEYREGDLIQDRYSLRCLPQFLGPIIDGMAYITHHLRVEINSANDNPLINTEDGASYHGGNFLGQYIGVGMDQLRYYMGLMAKHLDVQIALLVSPQFNNGLSASLVGNTDRKVNMGLKGLQISGNSIMPILGFLGNSLADRFPTHAEQFNQNINSQGFGSANLARQTIETLQQYIAIALIFGVQAVDLRTFKRTGHYNAVETLSPMTAKLYSAMREVVGKPISHERPYIWNDNEQALEQHISAIVSDITNDGIIPQAIQETLDSLRSIIVFA; via the coding sequence ATGCGCCACCAAGTAACCCTAACAGGTACAGGCCTAACCATTGAGGACGTTGTTCGCGTGGCTCGCCATCATCACCCAGTTGGGCTAACCGATAACCCCACGATTTTGCAGCGAATTGAGGATTCGTGTGCTTATATCAACGATGCTGTCAAAGCCAGCAAGCCTGTCTATGGTGTAACAACTGGCTTTGGTGGTATGGCCGATGTGGTTATTTCGTCCGAGGAAGCTGCTGATTTGCAGAATAATGCAATTTGGTATCACAAAACTGGCGCTGGCAAATTGTTGCCCTTAGCCGATGTACGGGCAGCGATGTTACTGCGAGCCAACTCGCATATGCGTGGTGTTTCGGGCATTCGCTTGGAAATTATCCAACGTATGATGACCTTTTTGAATGCCAATGTCACGCCGCATGTGCGCGAGTTTGGCTCAATTGGGGCCAGCGGCGATTTAGTGCCATTGATTAGCATTACTGGAGCCTTGCTTGGCACTGATCCCGCTTTCCGTGTTGATTTTGATGGCGAGGATATTGATTGTCTTGAGGCGTTGGAACGGCTAAACTTGCCACGCTTACAGTTGTTGCCCAAAGAAGGCTTGGCCATGATGAATGGCACTTCGGTGATGACTGGGATTGCTTCGAATGTGCTGCATGATGCGCGGATTTTGCTGGGCTTGGCGCTAAATATCCATGGGTTGATGATTCAAGGTTTGCAAGGCACCAATCAATCGTTCCACCCCTTTATTCATCAACATAAAGCCCATACTGGCCAGGTTTGGGCCGCCGACCATATGCTACAAATCTTAGAAGGATCGGCTTTATCGCGCGATGAGCTTGATGGACGACATGAATACCGCGAAGGCGATTTGATTCAAGATCGCTATTCGTTGCGCTGCTTGCCGCAGTTTTTGGGGCCAATTATTGATGGCATGGCCTATATCACCCATCATTTGCGGGTCGAAATCAACTCGGCCAATGATAATCCTTTAATTAATACCGAAGATGGGGCCAGCTATCATGGTGGCAATTTCCTCGGCCAATACATTGGTGTTGGTATGGATCAACTGCGCTATTACATGGGCTTGATGGCCAAACACCTTGATGTGCAAATTGCCTTGTTGGTTTCGCCACAGTTCAACAATGGCTTATCAGCCTCGTTGGTCGGCAACACCGACCGCAAGGTCAATATGGGTCTCAAAGGCTTGCAAATTTCGGGCAACTCGATTATGCCAATTTTGGGATTTTTGGGTAACTCGTTGGCTGATCGCTTTCCAACTCATGCTGAGCAATTTAACCAAAATATCAATAGCCAAGGCTTTGGTTCGGCCAATTTGGCCCGCCAAACCATCGAAACCTTGCAACAATATATTGCGATTGCTTTGATTTTTGGGGTGCAAGCGGTCGATTTACGCACCTTCAAGCGAACTGGTCACTACAACGCAGTTGAAACGCTGTCGCCGATGACCGCCAAACTCTACAGTGCGATGCGTGAAGTGGTGGGCAAACCGATTTCGCACGAACGCCCCTACATTTGGAATGACAACGAGCAAGCTTTAGAACAACATATCAGCGCGATTGTCAGCGACATCACCAACGATGGGATTATTCCCCAAGCAATTCAAGAAACCTTAGATAGCTTGCGCTCAATTATTGTATTTGCCTAA
- a CDS encoding ATP-binding cassette domain-containing protein, producing the protein MIILETKELVKSFRVRGRLVEAVKGVTMNVQAGEIFGFLGPNGAGKTTTMRMLTTLLKPSSGQATIAGIDLLQHSRQVREKIGYVSQAGGAESACTARENLILQARFYGITPHDAAVRAKELLAALDLEQIADRPSSSYSGGQRRRLDLALGMVHKPKLLLLDEPTAALDPQSRAWLWAEVRRLNAEGTTIFMTTHYLDEADALCQRLAIIDDGRIVVEGTPDALKRQIVGDTITLGLQFQPESDHNVKDLLQQQSYIHSLEYAEQTIRLVVDRGSEALPLILRLIDEANLHVQTVELSRPSLDDVFLKQTGRSLRESAN; encoded by the coding sequence ATGATTATTCTTGAAACCAAGGAATTGGTCAAAAGTTTTCGGGTGCGGGGACGTTTAGTCGAGGCCGTCAAAGGCGTAACGATGAATGTTCAAGCAGGCGAGATTTTTGGATTTCTCGGGCCGAACGGGGCCGGTAAAACGACCACAATGCGTATGTTAACAACCTTGCTCAAGCCAAGCAGCGGTCAGGCAACGATCGCTGGCATCGATCTCTTACAACATTCGCGGCAAGTGCGCGAAAAAATTGGCTATGTAAGCCAAGCTGGCGGGGCTGAGAGCGCTTGTACAGCGCGTGAAAATTTGATTTTGCAAGCCCGTTTTTATGGCATAACCCCTCATGATGCTGCCGTGCGAGCTAAAGAATTGCTAGCAGCGCTTGATCTTGAGCAGATTGCCGATCGCCCAAGTAGCAGCTACTCCGGTGGTCAACGCCGCCGTCTCGATTTAGCTTTGGGCATGGTGCACAAACCTAAATTGCTCTTGCTCGATGAGCCGACTGCTGCGCTTGATCCGCAAAGTCGAGCTTGGCTGTGGGCCGAGGTACGTCGTCTGAATGCCGAGGGCACAACGATTTTCATGACCACCCACTACCTCGATGAGGCCGATGCGCTCTGCCAACGCTTGGCAATTATTGACGATGGTCGGATTGTGGTTGAAGGCACGCCCGATGCCCTCAAACGTCAGATCGTCGGCGATACAATCACCTTGGGCTTGCAATTTCAGCCCGAAAGTGACCACAACGTTAAGGATCTCTTGCAGCAGCAGAGCTATATCCATTCGCTGGAATATGCTGAGCAAACCATTCGCTTGGTGGTTGATCGTGGCTCCGAGGCCTTGCCATTAATTCTGCGGCTAATCGATGAAGCCAATCTGCACGTTCAAACGGTCGAACTTTCGCGCCCTTCGCTGGATGATGTGTTTCTTAAGCAAACTGGTCGTTCATTACGCGAGTCTGCCAACTAG
- a CDS encoding ABC transporter permease, with translation MQSLRDTWLLFKHYLTMTMRNPVMVIVGLFQPVVQLLLFAPLLEPIAGTEGFPEGGAIGVFTPGLLVMLGITGSLFVVFGFIAELRAGVLERMRVTPLSRLALVLGRLLRDVTMLLLQALVLVGVAWLMGLRADPVGVALSMLIVVLLGLLVSSCSYAVALILQDENTVASLLNFLILPILLLSGITLPLTLAPNWIRKVAGVNPFAYAVDASRALFIGQLEHPAVWQGFAVMGVLSFLGVFWAVRSFRQGVA, from the coding sequence ATGCAATCGCTACGTGATACATGGCTGCTGTTTAAGCATTATCTCACCATGACCATGCGCAACCCAGTGATGGTGATTGTCGGCCTTTTTCAACCAGTGGTGCAATTGTTATTATTTGCGCCCTTGTTAGAGCCAATTGCTGGAACTGAGGGCTTTCCCGAAGGCGGCGCAATTGGGGTTTTTACCCCTGGCTTGTTGGTGATGTTGGGCATTACTGGCTCGTTGTTTGTGGTATTTGGCTTTATTGCTGAGCTACGCGCGGGCGTGCTTGAGCGCATGCGAGTTACGCCGTTGAGTCGTTTGGCTTTGGTGTTGGGGCGTTTGCTGCGCGATGTCACGATGTTGTTGCTGCAAGCCTTGGTGCTGGTTGGCGTGGCATGGCTCATGGGCTTGCGGGCTGATCCAGTTGGTGTAGCGCTTTCGATGTTGATTGTGGTGCTGCTGGGCTTGTTGGTTTCTTCATGTTCATATGCAGTTGCGCTAATTTTACAAGATGAGAACACGGTTGCCTCGTTGCTCAACTTTTTGATCTTGCCAATTTTGCTACTTTCAGGCATTACCCTACCGCTCACCTTAGCGCCAAATTGGATTCGCAAGGTCGCGGGAGTTAATCCATTTGCCTATGCTGTTGATGCCTCGCGGGCCTTGTTTATTGGCCAGCTTGAGCATCCGGCGGTTTGGCAAGGCTTTGCAGTGATGGGCGTATTGTCCTTTTTGGGCGTTTTTTGGGCGGTGCGTTCGTTTCGTCAAGGCGTAGCCTAG